A region from the Chloroflexota bacterium genome encodes:
- a CDS encoding MoxR family ATPase, translating into MVQDGASAQTKITRLIDNVSRVILGKRESVEHAVIALLCGGHILIEDVPGVGKTMLARSVARSTGCSFGRIQFTPDLLPSDITGVSVYNQQSGEFEFRAGPIMAQMVLADELNRTTPKTQSALLEAMEEHQVTVDGTTHALPRPAMVLATLNPIEYEGTFPLPEGQLDRFMLRINLGYPDLETEVSVVEHQVTQHPIEALEPVVSPEEVIELQDAVRQIHADRAIMEYAVSLAQVTRRHPEAELGASPRGSLALFRVSQALALLRGRDYTLPDDVKEMAVPVLAHRVIVPPSARMRGIDGRTIVEGALEEVAVPGVRSGQRAPAR; encoded by the coding sequence ATGGTGCAGGACGGCGCAAGCGCGCAGACGAAAATAACCAGGCTTATCGACAACGTGTCCCGCGTGATCCTGGGCAAGCGCGAGTCTGTGGAGCATGCGGTCATCGCGCTGCTCTGCGGCGGACACATACTCATAGAGGACGTGCCGGGCGTCGGCAAGACGATGCTCGCGCGCAGCGTCGCGAGGTCGACCGGCTGCAGCTTCGGGCGCATCCAGTTCACGCCCGATCTCCTGCCCAGCGACATCACCGGCGTGTCCGTCTACAACCAGCAGTCGGGCGAGTTCGAGTTCCGGGCCGGGCCAATCATGGCGCAGATGGTGCTCGCAGATGAGCTGAACCGCACCACGCCCAAGACGCAGTCGGCGCTGCTGGAAGCGATGGAGGAACACCAGGTCACCGTGGACGGCACCACGCACGCGCTGCCCCGTCCGGCCATGGTGCTGGCCACGCTCAACCCCATCGAGTACGAGGGCACGTTCCCCCTGCCGGAGGGCCAGCTCGACCGTTTCATGCTGCGCATCAACTTGGGCTATCCGGACCTCGAGACGGAGGTGTCGGTGGTGGAGCACCAGGTGACCCAGCACCCCATCGAGGCGCTTGAGCCGGTGGTGTCGCCTGAAGAGGTGATCGAGCTGCAGGACGCGGTGCGGCAGATCCATGCCGACCGGGCAATCATGGAATACGCCGTGAGCCTCGCGCAGGTGACGCGACGGCACCCTGAGGCGGAGCTTGGGGCGTCGCCGCGCGGCTCGCTGGCGCTCTTCCGCGTGAGCCAGGCGCTGGCGCTGTTGCGGGGACGCGATTACACGCTCCCGGACGACGTCAAAGAGATGGCGGTCCCCGTGCTTGCCCACCGGGTCATCGTGCCGCCCTCCGCCCGAATGCGCGGCATCGACGGCAGGACCATTGTTGAAGGCGCGTTGGAGGAGGTGGCGGTCCCTGGCGTGAGATCGGGACAAAGAGCCCCGGCA